The genomic DNA AAACCAGGAGCATTTGCCTTGGGTCGATCTTTTCAGGATAGCAGTGCTTCATTAAGCGAGTTTTTTATTGATGTCGAAGGGGACTTAGAAGAACTCAATGCAAACACTGTGCGTTACAAAAATTACGCGCCAAAAGATACTTTAGGTCTACCGGTTATTGGCCATGTTACAAAAGGTATGAAGCTTGTTAAAAAAATTTATGGACTGAATAAAAAGCTTACAGATAAAAATCAAATGCTTAAATGCTTACCAAGTAAAGATAAGCCCTGTGTTGATAAAGACTACAGCGTAAAAATTATTAAAATGTCAATCAAACCTTAATACTTAAACCAAAGAGAGAGAGGACCATCTATGTCTAATGCATTCTATCAAAGCCCTTATCCAATCAATGAACCTGTTCTTGATTATGCTCCTGGGTCTCAAGAAAAAGAAGATTTTTTAGCAACCTTAACCAAGATGAAATCACAGCAAGAAAAAATTTGCATGACTATCAATGGGGAAAAAGTTTCTACATCTAACACCATTGATATGGTTTCACCTTACAATTTAAAGCAAACACTAGGACAGTACTGTAAAGGCAACAAACAACATGTAGAACAAGCTATTGCCGCAGCATTAAGCGCAAAAGAATCTTGGGAATCCATGCCTTGGCAAGACAGAGCGGCCATTTTTTTAAAAGCTGCTGATCTTATCAGTGGCCCTTATAGACATCAAATGAATGCTGCAACCATGCTTTGCCAATCAAAAAACATTTATCAAGCAGAAATTGATGCTGTTGCAGAACTCGCTGACTTCTTACGTTTCAATGTTCACTATATGACTCAAATTTATCAAGATCAACCGCAAAGCAGTGACACTGTCTGGAATCAAATGGAGTATAGACCCTTGGAAGGTTTTGTATTTGCACTTACCCCTTTTAATTTTACAGCCATTGCTGGCAACTTACCCAGCTGTCCAGCCATGTTAGGCAATACGGTAGTTTGGAAACCTGCAGAAAGCCAAATTTACTCTGCAGCTCTCACCATGAAAATCTTTGAAGAAGCGGGTTTACCCAAAGGCGTTATTAATTTAATCTTTGTTGATGGTAAAGATGCAGGAGAGATTATTTTTAATCATACTGACTTTGCTGGCCTTCATTTTACCGGTAGCACTCAAGTCTTCCAAAACTTATGGAAAACCATTGGTAATAACATTCAAACCTATAAAAGCTACCCAAGAATTGTTGGCGAAACCGGCGGAAAAGATTTTGTCATGGTTCATCCCAGTGCTAACCCAGCTCAAGTAACAACAGCCTTATCAAGAGGTGCTTTTGAATTTCAAGGCCAAAAATGTTCTGCAGCGTCACGCGCCTATATACCCGAATCCATGTGGCCTACCGTTAAACAACATTTACTTGCGGATGTTGCATCCATGAAAATGGGATCTCCAGAAGACTTTTCAAACTTCATCAATGCTGTCATAGATGAAAAAGCTTTTGATAAAATAGCTGGCTATATTGATACCATTAAAAAATCTGATGCCGCACAAATCATTGCTGGTGGTGAATACAGTAAGGAAGAAGGTTATTTCATCCAACCTACGGTTGTTGTTGCTCATGACCCACATTTCTTAAGCATGGAAGAAGAAATTTTTGGCCCTGTGCTAACCATCTATGTGTATAAAGATGCTGACTACGATCAAACTTTGCAACTTGTGGATCAAACGTCTCCCTATGCCTTAACAGGAAGTATCTTTGCTAAAGATAGAAGTATAATAGAAAAAAGTAGCAAAGCCCTTAAGTATGCTGCTGGAAATTTTTATATCAATGATAAACCAACGGGTGCTGTGGTTGGGCAACAACCTTTTGGCGGGGCAAGAGGTTCAGGAACCAATGATAAAGCGGGTTCAATTTTAAACCTTTATCGCTGGTTATCGCCCAGAACCATCAAAGAAAGTTTTACTGCTCCTAGCAATTACCGTTATCCATTTTTAGGATAAAAAAACAGACAAAATGAAGGACCTCTAATATAGTGGTCTTTCATTTAATATTATATTATGTCTATACACACTTTTTTTCCAACCTATGTTTACCAGTCTGCTTTGCAAGAAAAGTCCAGTTCTGGCTTGAATAAGTCCTTACTAGAAGAATGTTATCAGATTAAAGACTATGACATTGAAGGGCAAGAATGGTCAAAAAATGCCTATATTGGTGGCTACACCTCTTACTCAAGCATGGACAACTTGCATCAGTTTTCTTCTACATTTCATAACTTAGAAAGTTTAATCAGACCACATGTACAAAAATACTTAAAAAAACTGCATTATGATCTATCTATCAAGCAGTTAGAAATGACGGATTGCTGGATTAATATCATGCCTGCAGGTGTCACCCACAGCCAACATATCCACCCTCTGTCATTAGTTAGTGGGAGCTATTATGTTCAAACACCAAAAAACTCAGCAGCCATCAAGTTTGAAGATCCACGTTTATCAAGAATGATGGCTTGCCCACCAAAAAAGAAAACCTGCCCTAAAAAAGATTTAAATCATATCTCAATAAGCCCAAAAGCAGGAGATCTTATCTTGTTTGAGAGCTGGCTTGGTCATGAAGTACCGGCATCGCATAACACCAAAGACAGGGTAAGCATAAGTTTTAATTATGCTTGGTCGTCATAAACAGTTCACTATATATCTTTATTTCTTACCGTGAGTACTGGACATGGACAGTCTCGTAAGACTTGTTCAGTAACACTACCCAAAAACATTCTTTGTATACCTTTTCTTGCATGCGATGGCATAATCACAAGATCAATATCATTATTTTTTACAAAACTTACAATCTCTTCCGAAATACTCAAGCCTTTACGGACATGGGTAGATATGGTGCTATCGCCTTTCTCATAAAAAAACTCTTTTTTAATCACTTCCATATCTTGTTTGGCCGCTTCAGCTATTTCATCCGATAGATTGGCAGGAATCCCTAGATGTCTACCAGAATACAAATAGGTATCAGAGATGTCCACCACATTCAGCAAATAAAAATTTGACTCTGAAAATTCATGGGTATGCAACAGCTCTTTTAAAAAAAGTTTTGATGTATCGTTAAACTCTATGGGTAATAAAATATTTTTAAAATTCATACAGCCTCCTTTTGCCTGATGGGTAAACCATAGCAAAAAAATAAACTTATACCATGAGATAGATCATGGTTTTGTATATACCCCACTGTTAGAATACTCTGCTTTATAAGCTTATATTTATCAACTCACTAAATAATTATATATTTAATACTCATAAATTAGATTTACAGTAACTCAAGTTGTCGTTTTTTTAAATTTTAAATAAATTGTGTCTACAAAATGATTTAAAAACAGTTAGATAGCTTAATCTTAAAGTTGGCTTGCTTATTGCTTTTATGATAGTCCATGGAAGATTATTTTGGGGGAATAATAATGAATAAGTTCAAACTACTCAGAAGCAAACTGTCTAAGTTTGTTTTTATCATTGTATTAACAGGTTCTGTATTTAATTTTGCAATGGCAAAATCTTATGAAGTCACACATGGTTTACAAGAAGATCTGGGTTCATACCAAATAGAAGATTTGGTTATCGTAGAGGTATCAGAGGGCAAACTTGAAAATGGTTACAATCTTAAAGTTAAAATTCTTCAATCTGAGGCTTCAAGAGATACGATTGCAGCAGCTGCAGTTTTGTCAATGTACGAAAAAACTCAAGAAATGCATGAAAGCCAATTAGAAACCCTAAGCATTTATGAAAATAATCAAACTTATATACTAACTGGCGACCCTGACCCATGGGATCTTTTTTGGAAAGGGTTTAGAGAGCAATGCATTAAAAAATATGGAGAAGAGTTTGCACGCACAATGATTGATAACCTAGTAGCTTTTGGTATTGGCGCTGGTGCAACAGCACTATCAAGTGGCCCCATAGCTATTATTCTTGGCGCAGGAATGATCATTTATCTTGGTAACAGAATCTCTAAGATTGCATATGAAATGTACCAAGACAATTGGGAAAAAGCTGGAGCATTAACTTTTAATTTAGCCAACGAATTGGTTTTTGGTTTAGGTGGCTCCAAATGGGTACAAAGATTAATTAAAAAAAGAAGCACCAGTTTTTTTGGAAAACTTTTTAGAGGAATGCGTCAAGCAGCTGAAGAAGGATTACCCATCCGCCCCCCAAACAATAATTCTGGTAACAACTCTAATAATGGATCAAACCCACAACCAACCAATAGCACCTCACCAAGCCTTGGTGTTCCTCGTGGTACTCCACCAAGCCCAAGTCAACCAGGTGTAACAATAAGGCCTCCGGTTAAAAAGCCTCAACCTGTAGAAAGTGGACCGACAAATCAAGGAAGAGTTCAAACAGCTGAAAATGCTCTAACAGAAGTGGCAGAAGCTCCCATCGTTAGACCCGAACCCTTACCGCCAGTTGAAAAAATTGATGCTTCAACTTTACCCAATCAAGTCAACTCAATTTCATCTAATTCTATAAGCTCAAAACCCATTTTATCTAATGAAGATAAAAGTGCTATAAGCGTAACTACTCTCAGAGCTCCACGCAATGGTTCAAATCAAACAAAACTGTTAGATTTAGAGAACAATGAAATTTTTTATGGTGAAGCCGTTCCTATCTATGACGTGACTGCCAGAAACAATGAAATTTCTGCATACTTACTCTGGAACTACTTTAATCGAAAAGCAATAGCTAAATCTCAAGCCAGAAACGGTTTAAATTTTAAAGTTCTGCCAATATGGGAAACCGATATTTATTTTTATCAACAAAAACTTCCTATGAAAACTCAAGACAATGATCAATCATCTCTCACTCAAGATATATTAGTCTTTGATTGGCTGGTTGGTAACCCTAATAGAGTAGATGGTGAAAATATAGGAATTTCCAAACATTTAAAATATGATGGTCAACGTATTGCCTCAAAGCATGATAGAAGTTTCATTGTGGGGACCAGTCAAGATTGGACCAATTTGATTGGTCAACGCTATGGAGTCTCTTTTTCTTCACCATCTGCAGTATACAATTCTGTTTTAGATAGTGATTTATTATTGCTAATCAAAGAAACTCCCTGGGAAAAAATTCAAAGTCTAGTTTCACCCTATTTAAATAAATCTCAACTCAATGCACTTCAGTCTCGTTACAACTCTATTCAATTTAATGGAAGAGCGCGTTCAAGTCAGTTAGATTTATCCGCAAGCAAGAACACTCCACAAGCACCATTGGGTCCACCAAAAATTACTCAAGATGAAAAAGAAACCTTAGAAAGACACATTCTGGATAGTCAAGAATACGATGACTCAAAGCTTTTACAAAAATTGCTCAGTGGCGAACTTTTAACAATTAAAGAGCGGAGACGTTTATCTAAAATAATATCCGATTTAGTCTATGAATGCCGAACAAATACAGATTTTCAAAACCAAAATAAAGACTTTTGTGCTTATATAAAGCAACTTAGTGAGCAGTTTAGTGATTATACTCTATCCCTACCAGAGATAACAGATGAAGACTTAAGAAATGAATTTGGTGGCTGGCTGATTTCTGACGAGGCGGAATATCAAAAAATTCAAATCTTATTAAACTGGTCTATACCTGGAACCTATTTGATTTGGGGGCATGGAACACCTTATAGAAAAAACACCTTGATTCGGATCAATGGTGAGTGGGTAGATTTTAAAACTGGAAAAGACCTCTACGAATACTTAATTAATCCGGCTAATAATACCGGATATGTTCCTGGTACACCAATCCACTTTGTTGTTTGCCATGGTGGGGTACAAAATACAGGCACACAACCTGTTTTTGCCACTCAATTGGCACAAGCCGCCAATGTTCCGGTCAAACCTTACAGTGGTTTTGTCTACTCAAGTGGAATACGCGGTCAGTTCATTGAACTTGCTCCAGGTGAAACTCCTCCTCCTGGAGTTCCAATCAGAACTTATAATAAGTCAAGTGGAAAACCTATTAATGGCTGGATTAAAGAAATTAGTAGAACATGGGGAGAAATGCCATGGATAGAACCATAAAGAGTATAATAAGCTATTATTGGTAAAGTATTTAAAAAAATGAAAGACTACCCTCTAATAAGCCTAATAATCATTAAACATATTAAAATTATCTTTATTTGTTTTATGAATGTTTAAATTTCCAGATATAACAGATTTATGGCCCTAAAAATTTGATAGGAATTTGTTTTTCAATCTCATCAACGTGTATTTTAACGCTCACTTCAAAGTCTTCCTTGTACATATCTTTATTTAAAATCAAAAACAGGGGTATACGCTTATCTTCATTCTTTTTAAGGGTAATTGATTTAAAGGGCATGATACTTTCAAGTTGTTTTTGCTCTGACTCAACACTAATAGTGTAACGTTGTTCTTGTGCAGATTTATTGATTAAGTGGATTTCAAAAGCATTTCTAATTTGACCTGCATCAAACGTGTAGGGTCTACCACTTAACCTCAATAAGTTTGCCTCAAAATTTTGTCGATTTCTTAAGAAAACAGAAAACACTAAAAAACCAATAAGCAAGAGGACCATATACACATAGATTCTTGGTCGCAGCAGCTTTGTTTTTTCACCATTAAAACCATTGTAGGAATCATAACGAATAAGTCCTTTGAGTTGATTGGTTTTTTCCATGATTTCATCACAAGCATCAATACAATTTGCGCAGCCTATGCACTCCATTTGCATACCTTGGCGTATATCTATTCCCGTAGGGCAAACAACAACGCATCGAGCACAATCTATACATGCGCCTCTATTTTCATCTTTTAGTTTTCCTCTGGGTTCTCCTCTTTTTTCATCGTAACCAATCACAAACGTATCATCATCGGTTAATGCTGATTGTAAACGACCATAAGGACAAATAATTAAACAAAGCTGCTCTCTGAACCAAGCAAAGTTACCATAAAAAATGAAGCTTAAAATTAATCCCCACAAAAACACAGTGGGATGGGTTGAGGGTCCGTGCTGCCATAGCTCTATATAATAACTGTGCGGAACAAAGTAAGATATAAAACCAAAAGCAAATAACAAAGAAACCAAAGCATACAAAAAATATTTAAGCCCTTTCTTCATTATTTTTTCTTTATTCCAAGCTGACTTTTCCAAAATAAGTTGCTGATTTTTTGGACCTTCTATCCAACGTTCAATTTTCCTATAAACGCCTTCTAAAATAACGGTTTGTGGACATAGGTATCCGCACCAGACTCGTCCAAACAAAGCCGTAATAAAAAACAAAGAAAAGGCTAAACCAGTAACGATAAAAAAGATCAGATACACGTCTTGAGCATTAAAAACAAAACCTGCAATATTGAAAACCCGTTGATCCACTTGCAAAAGCAAAAAGCGTTCTCCACCAAATTTAAGCAATGGAATAACAAAGAAAATAACAATGATGAGTGGAAACGTTACATTTTTAAATCGGGTGAAAAAACCTTTAACATCCGCCAACCTTATTTTAGGTCTACTTCCATCTTTTTGAATAGATGATTTATGTGTATATTCTGGCGATTGCATCGCGCACCTTACCTTATATTAAATATTTTTGCTTGCACCTTGTAGTACTAGCCTTTAATAATATCCCCTTGTGGCTCTTTAGCATTATCAGGCTCACTGCCTTCTAAACTAATAATATAAGCTGTAAGCTCATGAATGGTACTTTCTGACAAAACACCTTTCCATGCGGTCATCCCTTTTTCAAGAACACCTTGGTTAATGGTGTGTATAATTTTACTGGGTTCATAACCATGGATCCAAGCTTTATCAGTTAAGTTAGGGCCAATTCCGCCCTCTCCATTTGCACCATGACATACTTGACAGTTGGTTACATAAGCTTCTTTTGCACGAGCTATAACAGCTGAGTCATTGACCATTGCAATAATATCCTCATTACTGACATCCTTTTTAAGGCTATCCATTTTCTGCTCATGTTTTTCCAAAGCTTGGGCGTACTCGGTTTCTTGAGGATCTTTTTCAGTGAACACATAGTATTTGGTCCAATAAACAAAAGAAAAAATAATGGTTAAATAAAATGTTACCAACCACCAATTAGGGAGATTGTTATCATACTCTTCAATCCCATCATAACTGTGACCTTCTATTTTTTTATCTTGTTCATCACTCATTGTTTTAACTCCTCATAAAAAAGGACGGTTGACTCATTGGTCAATTTCTCTTTATTTTTTTTATTGAAAACATAGGCTAAAACACCCAAAAAAACTGCTCCAGTGAACAGTTGCGCAACAAGAGCTAAGTTCAACCAGGCATTTTCTGTTAATATTTCTTTTAACATCCTTTATTGCTCCTTAATGTTTTTTCGGTCAACACCCAGTTTTTGTAAGTATGCAATCAACGCCACAAGCTCAGTATCGGCAGATGTATCAACCTTATCTTGTGCAAGAAGGTCATCAACGATAGACTGGGCTTGTTCAGTTGCTAACTGTTCTGCATTATTGATCATGTCTTGACTGTAATCAACGCCAAGCTTTTTCAAAGTACGCATTTTATAGCTTAGACTGCTATAATCTGCTTTTGAGTGTTCAAGAAACTCATAACTTGGCATATTAGAGCCTGGTGAAGTAGATCTAGGGTTAATCATATGTTTGTAATGCCACAAGTTTGGATATTTTTTCCCAACCCTAGCCAAATCTGGACCAGTTCTCTTTGATCCCCAAAGATGAGGAAAGTCATTGGCAAATTCCCAGGCTTCTGACTTATGACCATAGCGCATACTTTCAGACAGTAAGCTACGGACCATTTGCGTGTGACAGTTATTACAGCCTTCTCGTATATAGATATCTCTACCTACCAGTTCTAGGGGTTGGTATACTGAGGCATTATGTTTCATAGGTACAGCCTTATCCACCATAACTGCAGGAATAATTTGTGCCATTCCGCCAATTAAAACCGCAATCAAGGTAAAAACCGTAAACAATAAGGCTTTACCCTCTAAAGCTCTGTGCCAACTGACTTTTTCTTTTTTAGCACTTAAAAACGTAAAGATGGCAGCCACGGTAAAAACCATAGCCAAGCCTATCCATACAAAATAGTGTAATAAGCTTTTGGTTAGCAATCCAAACATTAAAACCAAGCCCAAAATGACCACCATAGAAATTGGACTGAATACTATTTTTTTCCAGGATAAATCTTCTTCAGCTTTTTCTTCTTCAATAACTTGAATTTTATAGTCAGTAGCTTGCCCTTGTCTGGCTGTCTTGAACAAGTTAATGATCATCATAATAAAGGTAACCAAATACAAGGTACCACCGATCAAGCGCATCATATACATCAAGTGACTTTTGGTAATAGCCTCAAGAAAGTTTGGGTACAACAATGTGCCTTCAGCATTAAGTGCACGCCACATCAAACCTTGTGTTAAGCCACTGGCCCACATTGCGGCCACATAAAGTAGAATACCAAATAAGCCAATCCAGAAATGAAAATTAGCCCAGGATTTAGACCAAAGTTTGGTGCCATACAAACGCGGGATTAACCAATACAACATTCCTGCTGCCATAAAGCCATTCCAGCCCAAAGCTCCACCATGCACGTGACCAATAATCCAGTCTGTACTGTGAACCAAACCATTGAATGATTTAATAGAAAGCATGGGGCCTTCAAAGGTTGCCATTCCATAAAAAGTGATGGCTGCCGCAAAGAATTTGACCACTGGATCTGTTCTGAGTTTATCCCATGCCCCACGCAAAGTTAACAAACCGTTGATCATTCCGCCCCAACTTGGTGCCCATAACATCACACTAAAAATCACACCCAAGCTTTGTGCCCAGCTAGGAAGTGCTGAATATAAAAGGTGATGTGGTCCCGCCCAAATATACATAAAAACCAAGGCCCAAAAGTGAACAATGGATAAGCGATACGAGTACACAGGACGTTCAACAGACTTAGGAACAAAATAGTACATGATGCCCAAAATAGGTGTGGTCAAGAAAAACGCTACTGCATTGTGTCCATACCACCACTGAACCAAAGCATCCTGTACGCCTGAAAAAACAGAGTATGACTTGGTCAAAGAAACCGGCAAACTCATATTGTTAACCAAATACAAAATAGCTACAGTAACAATAGATGCAATATAGAACCAGATTGCCACATAAATATGCTTTTCTCTACGCTTGGCCAAGGTCCAAAAAAAGTTGATGGCAAAAATAACCCAAACAATCACCACCAAAATATCAATGGGCCACTCTAACTCAGCATACTCTTTAGATTGGCTCAAGCCCAAAGGCAAAGTGACCGCTGCTAAAACAATAATCAGTTGCCAACCCCAAAAATGCAGCTTACTCAAAACATCACTGGCCATCCGCGTTTTTAAGAGCCTTTGCATTGAATAATAAATCCCCGCAAACATCATATTACCCACAAAGGCAAAGATAACAGCATTGGTATGCAAAGGTCGTAATCGACCAAAGCTCAGATACGGTCCAAAATTGGTTTGCCAAAAAGCGATTTGCAAAGCCACAATCACTCCAACCAACATCCCCACAGCACCCCAAATCATGGTGGCCCAAGAAAATTGTCTTACAATCGAATCATCAAAATGAATCTCTTTACTGTTCACGCTTTATCTCACTTTCTTCATCATCAAATGGTAACCACACAGAATCATCCATATGCTCGTACTCAGCATTTTTGACAGTGAATACAAAAAAGTAGGCTGCCAGTAAGATGATTGCTATGCCAATTGCGATGAGTAGTATCAATATATTCATAATAAAAAGATGATTTGTATCAGGTTTTTTTGATTTGTTTAGATGAAATCACCAATACTGCAATTGAAAAAGCGGGCATAATGATTGCAGCTTCTAAAGGCCCTATCCATCCTATGGTTGCTAACCATGCCACCAAGACGTTATACACCAAAGCTAAACTATAATTAAAGTAAACTAACTTTTTCCATATTTTTCCGCATTCAAAAAAATCTTTTAGCCACAGTAATGAAAAAGGTTTAAAGCTGAAGCTAGCACTGCTAGCAGCCACCAAGCTTTGCGACAAACTTGCGCCAGAAATATATGCCGCTTGCATGGCTTCAAGATCATTGAGACCATCGCCTAAATACAATGTCTTTTCTTGATTTAAAGTTTGTTTCACCCATGCAAGTTTTTCATGCGGTAAACATTCATATCTAACATTTTCTTCATTGATATGAAGTTTTTTTGCAATTTTTAAAACTGCTGCTTTTTTGTCTCCACTTAAGAGATACAATTTATTTGTTTTTTTTAAGTCTCGTAGCACGGATTCACTATCTTTAAGTAAGACTTCATTGAACCTAAAATCACAACATTTTTTTTGATTTTTCATAAATACAACGGATGGTTCAGTACTGGTTTTATCTTTTCCAAGGTAATAATTTTGCCCTTGAAAAGTAAAAAACAACCCTTCACCAATTTTCTCTGTCACTTTGATATCCAACAATGTTAATTCCTCTTCTAACATACTATTAAAGATCTGCTGACTAAACGGATGTTTACTTTGTGCAACTGCACTGAACAAAACTGTTTTTTCTTCATTGGATAATTGATGGTAAGATAAACTCTTACTGATTTCTTTATTTAAAAAAGTTAATGTGCCGGTTTTATCAAATACTATAGCCGTTATTTTTGCTATTGCACTTAATGTATTGCCGTTTTGTATATATACCCCTTTGTTAAAAAGTTTCTGTTGTAAAATAAATTGTACAATAGGCAAAGTTATTCCAATTGCGCAAGGGCATGTAATTACACTGATGGTTACAGCAGACAAAAAAGCCTGCTCAAAACTATTGTTAATTATGTTGTAGGAAAAGGATATTGCCAGCAGTACCAAAACAAAAACTGTATAGTACTTGGAAAAATCTAAAGAACTGATTTCTCCACCGTATTCAGATTGACCAATTGTAGATGATAAAGTTTTTAACCTAGAACTTTCAAAGTCTTCCAAACTTTCTAAATGCACCATTTGTATACCAATGTATCTTGCTCCAGCATAAACCACATCACCTTTTGATTGATGAACAGCCTCGCTTTCACCACTAATCCACTGGTAATCAAACTCTAAAAGATCAGGGTCAATAACTTTACTTTCTGTTGGAACAATATCACCCGATCTTAAAACCAGTTTATCTCCATTTTTAACATCAGAAAAATCAATGGTATCTAAAGTGTTGTTGGGTAATAACTTTAAAATTTTTAAGCCTTTAAAATTAACAGAATTTAATATGCTTGCTCTGCTTCTCTCTAACCAACGCTCTTGTAAAAACCGTCCCAACAACATCAATGCAATAAACACACTCATGCTATCAAAATATGTTTTCTCTTCATAACCCAAAAGAAATGCCGTCCAAGAGCCAAAAAAGGAAAGTACAATGCCCAAAGTGATTGGGATATCAAAATGAAAAACTTTACTTTTTATTGCACGAAAGGTTTTTTTAAAAAAATAACTCCCCCCAACAAAAAATGAAACCGTTGCAAAACCCATAATTAAAGCTTGCACAAAAGCATACAATATTCCATCTTCTTTATTTAGCCCAGTATAAATGGCAAAATTAAGTCCCATGATGTTTATTGCAAGCAGCGTACAAACACCCAAACGAATCAGTAATGTTTTATTATTATTGGTTGGTCTTTCTTCAAAAGCAATATTATAA from Oligoflexia bacterium includes the following:
- a CDS encoding heavy metal translocating P-type ATPase metal-binding domain-containing protein; the protein is MGQVLKKHNEELEVQTEQCLHCGLRIPRNVKLKKNQDYRFCCSGCEHVYGLIHELGLKNFYQLKNSDLSPQSEDDLRKNNLDTFGTFYEKHKQRLIFHVEGIQCSACVWLIKKVAKKYDLKVNINTVASSINIINQAPDFEKTKDFLKTIQSLGYNIAFEERPTNNNKTLLIRLGVCTLLAINIMGLNFAIYTGLNKEDGILYAFVQALIMGFATVSFFVGGSYFFKKTFRAIKSKVFHFDIPITLGIVLSFFGSWTAFLLGYEEKTYFDSMSVFIALMLLGRFLQERWLERSRASILNSVNFKGLKILKLLPNNTLDTIDFSDVKNGDKLVLRSGDIVPTESKVIDPDLLEFDYQWISGESEAVHQSKGDVVYAGARYIGIQMVHLESLEDFESSRLKTLSSTIGQSEYGGEISSLDFSKYYTVFVLVLLAISFSYNIINNSFEQAFLSAVTISVITCPCAIGITLPIVQFILQQKLFNKGVYIQNGNTLSAIAKITAIVFDKTGTLTFLNKEISKSLSYHQLSNEEKTVLFSAVAQSKHPFSQQIFNSMLEEELTLLDIKVTEKIGEGLFFTFQGQNYYLGKDKTSTEPSVVFMKNQKKCCDFRFNEVLLKDSESVLRDLKKTNKLYLLSGDKKAAVLKIAKKLHINEENVRYECLPHEKLAWVKQTLNQEKTLYLGDGLNDLEAMQAAYISGASLSQSLVAASSASFSFKPFSLLWLKDFFECGKIWKKLVYFNYSLALVYNVLVAWLATIGWIGPLEAAIIMPAFSIAVLVISSKQIKKT